The region GCGCAGGACATCTATGGTTTATCACCATTACACATAGCTGCGATCAATGGTCGTGCAGATATTGCATtgttgttactgaaaaaaCGGGCTATCGTCAATATCAAACAGTGTCAAGGAGGCACACCTTTATTCATGCTCACCGATTATGGGACGCTGAAAGTCCTCCTAGAATACGGAGCCGATCCGAACCATGCAACAAAAGAAGATGCCAACTGCGGCAGGTTGACCGCCTTGTCATCTGTATTGAGGCGGTGTCGTGACAGTCTAGTGATTGAGAGTCTTGTGTATGCTGGTGCTCAAGTAACCGTCGATTGCGTGGAAGATTCCGGTGATATGCCgcggattttgaaaaattatccaGATTTGCTGGCATGGCTGAAAAAACAATATCGTATACCAAGGTCTTTGAAAATCCAATGCGCATTATGTATCCGAAAATGCTTATCAAAAGCCTCTAACGGAGTAGGTTTAGGTATCAACAAAAGAGTTCTTCTCTTGCCTATTCCAAATATTATAAAAGACTTCATTTTGTTGAAGTTTGTTTGAGAATACACAACCCCGTGCTTAACCCTTTAACTGGCAATCGGTCGCTAGCGACCGATTTGAATAGACCAGCTATAGTGAATAGAATAGTCaagtattgatttcattgaagCATTCTAACTCATTTTCCTATCAGCAGATGGCGACACCAGACGGCCTACAATGTCTAACAAGGCAGGAAAGtgatatttcatacatttgGCATGTAGAAGGGGGTATGGAAACCACGTGTCACGTGGGTCAGATTTCGAAAATTGAGAATATCGTTAGTAGTAATGGCCAATGCACTAAAGACGTTCTCTAGTGAGTTTGGCTGATATTTTGGACATAGTAATGAAAGattctgatgataattcatattGGGATAAATCTCATGACAGTTTTTTATTATGGGTGGCCCAAAAATCTGGATGACCTTGGGATCTGTGACCTTGGAGTCAGACCCTGAAGGTAACACCCAAAGTTCGCAAACATGGTATCATTTGAAAGCTT is a window of Tubulanus polymorphus chromosome 2, tnTubPoly1.2, whole genome shotgun sequence DNA encoding:
- the LOC141900371 gene encoding uncharacterized protein LOC141900371, with the translated sequence MSSISLKTNGDFFDDAVYKAIRSGTLELLLKDGLSADFVFTSVDLLVSEPVIGKSLLQIATTEGNVDLMKLLIKYNCNINAGVKKITTADDQVIYQSHRKLDDFTGTCLYYAICSANNEVVRLLINAGADVNMKGAYQICALTHAVDSECIDIIQAILRVKDCNVDAQDIYGLSPLHIAAINGRADIALLLLKKRAIVNIKQCQGGTPLFMLTDYGTLKVLLEYGADPNHATKEDANCGRLTALSSVLRRCRDSLVIESLVYAGAQVTVDCVEDSGDMPRILKNYPDLLAWLKKQYRIPRSLKIQCALCIRKCLSKASNGVGLGINKRVLLLPIPNIIKDFILLKFV